Proteins encoded in a region of the Massilia sp. UMI-21 genome:
- a CDS encoding IS481 family transposase: MSSRIHPQARTTPKIRQEIKDSGLSSREAAKVFNITRATAQKWLGRDDVHDRSHRAHTLHTTLSQAQEAIVLSLRQSLYLPLDDLLFITKQYINPAVSRAGIARLLKREGMSRLTDLIATAEGEKITPKKTFKDYEPGFIHIDIKYLPQMPDETSRRYLFVAIDRATRWVFMHIYSDMTEKSSVDFLRRLKLASPIKISKILTDNGSQFTDRFTTKDKKPSGKHAFDVACAALPAEHRLAPPRHPQTNGMVERFNGRINELLQQTRFDSRADLQATLLNYLKLYNHHIPQRAIGSKTPILALKEWQQKRPELFVKRVYDQTGLDS, from the coding sequence ATGAGTTCACGCATTCATCCACAGGCCCGTACCACACCGAAGATCCGCCAGGAGATCAAGGATTCGGGCCTGTCTTCCAGAGAAGCTGCCAAGGTTTTCAACATCACGCGAGCCACTGCACAGAAGTGGCTTGGACGCGATGACGTACACGATCGCTCGCACCGCGCTCACACACTGCATACAACCTTGAGCCAGGCCCAGGAAGCCATTGTTCTGTCTCTGCGCCAGTCACTCTACCTGCCGCTCGACGATCTTCTGTTCATTACCAAGCAGTACATCAATCCGGCCGTCTCGCGCGCGGGCATTGCGCGCCTGCTAAAGCGTGAAGGCATGTCGCGCCTGACGGACTTGATTGCGACGGCAGAGGGAGAGAAGATCACGCCGAAGAAGACCTTCAAGGACTACGAACCCGGCTTCATCCACATCGATATCAAGTACCTGCCGCAGATGCCGGACGAGACCTCACGCCGCTATCTGTTCGTCGCTATCGATCGCGCCACGCGCTGGGTCTTCATGCACATCTACAGCGACATGACGGAGAAAAGTAGCGTCGATTTTCTGCGCCGTTTGAAGTTGGCTTCGCCGATCAAGATCAGCAAAATCCTGACCGACAACGGCTCGCAATTCACCGACCGTTTCACCACCAAGGACAAGAAGCCCAGCGGCAAACACGCATTCGACGTCGCCTGCGCAGCCCTGCCTGCAGAACATCGCCTGGCGCCGCCACGCCATCCGCAAACCAATGGCATGGTCGAGCGCTTCAACGGGCGCATCAACGAATTGCTGCAGCAGACCCGTTTCGATAGCCGGGCCGATCTGCAGGCCACTTTGCTGAACTATCTGAAGCTGTACAACCACCACATTCCACAACGCGCCATCGGCAGTAAAACCCCCATCCTCGCTCTCAAGGAATGGCAACAAAAGCGGCCGGAGTTATTCGTTAAACGCGTTTATGATCAAACGGGACTCGACAGCTAA
- a CDS encoding type II toxin-antitoxin system RelB/DinJ family antitoxin translates to MATNVVVRARIDETIKDEAATVLAEMGLTISDAVRIMLTKVAREKALPFEINVKNAGD, encoded by the coding sequence GTGGCCACAAATGTTGTCGTTCGTGCACGAATTGATGAAACTATCAAAGACGAAGCTGCCACTGTATTAGCGGAAATGGGACTAACTATTTCCGACGCTGTCAGAATAATGCTAACGAAAGTTGCGCGAGAGAAGGCTTTGCCTTTCGAAATCAATGTTAAGAATGCGGGTGATTAA
- the dcm gene encoding DNA (cytosine-5-)-methyltransferase: MDAVSLFSGCGGSDLGLHTNGFSMLMANDILPKAAETYRHNLPDTDFRLGDVSLIKNFPKAQLLVGCYPCQGFSQGGARQTDRSINFLYREFDRALRQIKPKAFIVENVSGMTHSNYSHLLNNQIRRFRSAGYLVNYSVLNAANYGVAQERRRIFIVGIRSDFGIRYEFPAPTHGPNALNPYVSQADAIGHLPAWPVGKFWEENFHWYYMSRDRRREWNLPSKTIVSNARHMPLYPGSPVLEKVQEDEWRFSSNEPARRLSFEEAQLLQGFPQTFSFPETVGLRDRYKVIGNAVPPPLFAAVSGALPPIWD, from the coding sequence ATGGACGCCGTTTCTCTTTTCAGTGGCTGTGGTGGATCAGACTTGGGTCTTCATACGAATGGATTCTCCATGCTCATGGCAAATGATATTTTGCCGAAAGCTGCCGAAACGTATAGGCACAATTTGCCGGACACCGATTTCCGCTTAGGAGATGTTAGCCTCATCAAAAATTTCCCCAAGGCACAGCTCCTTGTTGGTTGCTATCCTTGCCAGGGGTTCAGTCAAGGAGGCGCGAGGCAGACTGACCGCTCTATCAATTTCCTATATCGTGAATTCGACCGCGCGCTACGGCAAATCAAACCAAAAGCATTTATTGTCGAAAATGTGTCAGGAATGACGCACTCGAATTACTCGCACCTTCTAAACAACCAAATTCGACGCTTTCGCTCGGCCGGCTATCTCGTTAATTACTCAGTTCTAAATGCAGCAAATTACGGTGTTGCTCAAGAGCGCAGAAGAATATTTATTGTAGGGATACGCTCGGATTTTGGAATTCGCTACGAGTTTCCCGCACCAACCCACGGGCCGAATGCATTGAATCCCTACGTTTCTCAGGCCGATGCTATTGGGCATCTCCCGGCATGGCCAGTAGGAAAATTTTGGGAAGAAAATTTCCATTGGTATTACATGTCTCGAGATCGCCGACGTGAGTGGAATTTGCCAAGTAAGACTATCGTAAGTAATGCACGGCACATGCCACTTTATCCAGGGTCGCCGGTATTAGAAAAGGTGCAGGAAGATGAATGGCGTTTTAGCTCAAATGAGCCTGCACGCCGTCTCTCTTTTGAAGAAGCGCAGCTTCTACAAGGGTTTCCTCAAACGTTCAGTTTTCCAGAAACCGTAGGATTGCGTGATCGATATAAAGTGATCGGAAATGCCGTTCCTCCGCCGTTGTTCGCTGCGGTTTCTGGCGCGCTTCCTCCAATATGGGATTGA